A region of Anopheles merus strain MAF chromosome 2R, AmerM5.1, whole genome shotgun sequence DNA encodes the following proteins:
- the LOC121588629 gene encoding hrp65 protein-like isoform X2, with amino-acid sequence MDVAVKQEINGSPLPQRPQQQPHGGGGGPGPMQGNNQAGPDQHGPGGPGGPGGPGGPGGPGGPGGPGGPGGPGNKNMNRNNRNNSKNRQSMPNRNRGPGGNAGGGGGPVNNRPGNNGGNPQQMGGEDFGPNQHQNRGGMHRGNNRGGNDMDNSFGDRRRGGEAYFINEKLRQLAGPLFEIPPIEAQDVKFSGRNRLYVGNLTNDVTEEELVDMFKVYGEISEVFMNKEKNYAFVRVDYLSNAEAAKRGLDGTTRKNRVLRVRFAPNATAIRVKNLTPYVTNELLYKAFEVFGPLERAVVQVDERGKPTGEGIVEFKNKPGAMAAIRYCTEKCYFLTASLRPVIVEPYTYQDDNDGLPEKSLNKKQNDFLKARQQGPRFAEHGSFEFEYGQRWKHMHELFKQKAESLKREMIMEEEKLEAQMEYARYEQETELLREQLRQREMDRDRQKAEWEMKERQVQEARQRNDIQIKTELEEMTTRIKRSDEELHRRQKENNMFMQNRQMNIIDPQQQMNDMGGMGSGGDGGGGSGIDNRRNFDMMNQVVGGGGGGGGGGGNGNFGNMFEQEYLSELLRLLGTGSRDNAQGPNNINMKGKTANKKKTFRGGPRPNK; translated from the exons ATGGATGTTGCTGTGAAGCAAGAAATTAATGGGTCCCCGTTGCCGCAGCGTccacagcagcaaccgcatggtggtggtgggggtcCCGGCCCTATGCAAGGCAATAATCAAGCTGGGCCCGATCAGCACGGCCCAGGCGGCCCGGGCGGACCTGGTGGACCTGGTGGACCGGGTGGACCCGGCGGACCAGGCGGCCCGGGTGGACCGGGTGGACCGGGAAACAAGAATATGAACAGAAATAATCGCAACAATAGCAAGAATCGCCAGAGCATGCCGAATCGCAATCGCGGTCCGGGTGGTAatgctggtggtggcggtggtccCGTAAACAATCGTCCCGGCAACAACGGAGGAAACCCTCAACAAATGGGAGGAGAGGATTTCGGTCCCAATCAGCACCAGAACCGGGGTGGCATGCATCGCGGCAACAACCGCGGAGGAAATGAT aTGGATAACAGTTTCGGCGATCGTCGGCGTGGCGGTGAAGCTTATTTTATCAACGAGAAGCTTCGCCAGCTGGCCGGACCGCTGTTCGAAATTCCACCGATCGAGGCACAGGATGTGAAATTTTCTGGCCGCAATCGGCTGTACGTCGGCAACCTGACCAACGATGTAACGGAGGAAGAGCTGGTTGATATGTTCAAAGTGTACGGCGAGATCAGCGAAGTGTTCATGAACAAGGAGAAAAATTACGCCTTTGTGCGCGTAGATTATCTCTCGAATGCTGAGGCGGCAAAGCGAGGCCTCGACGGTACCACGCGCAAGAACCGTGTGCTACGCGTACGATTTGCCCCGAATGCAACAGCGATCCGCGTCAAAAATCTGACACCGTACGTCACGAACGAGCTGCTGTACAAAGCATTCGAAGTGTTCGGACCACTCGAGCGAGCCGTCGTGCAGGTGGATGAGCGTGGTAAACCGACCGGCGAGGGCATTGTGGAGTTTAAGAACAAGCCCGGCGCGATGGCTGCTATACGATACTGTACGGAGAAATGCTATTTCCTGACCGCGTCACTGCGGCCAGTTATCGTGGAGCCCTACACGTACCAGGATGACAACGATGGGCTGCCGGAAAAGTCGCTCAACAAGAAGCAAAACGACTTCTTGAAGGCACGGCAGCAAGGGCCGCGCTTTGCCGAGCACGGTTCGTTCGAGTTCGAGTATGGCCAACGCTGGAAGCACATGCACGAACTGTTCAAGCAGAAGGCCGAATCGTTGAAGCGCGAGATGATCATGGAGGAGGAAAAGCTCGAAGCACAGATGGAATACGCTCGATATGAGCAGGAAACAGAGTTGCTGCGAGAGC AACTGCGCCAACGCGAAATGGACCGCGATCGTCAGAAGGCTGAGTGGGAAATGAAGGAGCGCCAAGTGCAGGAGGCCCGTCAACGCAATGACATCCAGATTAAAACGGAACTCGAGGAAATGACTACCAGAATCAAACGATCGGATGAAGAATTGCATCgcagacaaaaagaaaacaacatgtTCATGCAG AATCGACAGATGAACATCATCGATCCCCAGCAACAAATGAACGATATGGGTGGTATGGGTAgtggtggcgatggtggtggcggcagTGGCATCGATAACCGCCGTAACTTTGATATGATGAATCAAgttgtcggtggtggtggcggcggcggcggcggtggcggcaatGGTAACTTCGGCAACATG